TACTGATAAGAGCACTGCTGAATATGTGGCTGAATATCAAAAGTGGGATAGAGCAAACAGACTTTGTTTAAAGATCATCAAACGTTCTATATCAGATTCCATTATGGGAGCTATTCCTGACAATGATAGTGCTAAGAAATTTTTGGGTGCCATAGGACAAAGGTTTGTTGAATCCGATAAAGCTGAAACTGGAGACCTGATGGATAGACTGATGAGTATGAAATATGATGGTTCTAGTGGAGTTAGGGAGTACATTAtgaaaatgatacatatatcCTCTAAGCTAGAAGCCCTCAAAATTTCCATTGCTGAGCCTTTTCTTGTTTATCATGTTCTTAATAGTCTTCCTAGCCAATTTAATCAGCTAAAGGTAGCTTACAATGCTCAGCGAGATAAATGGGATTTAAATGATTTGATAGTAGTATGTGCCCAAGAGGAGTGTAGAATGCGTCGTGAGACTGTTGAAACTGTGCAATTAGCTTTTTAGCCACAACAAAACAATGGGTCCTTTCATAATCATAAGTCCAAGTTCCACAAGGGAAATAAGTCACATCAAAATCAGCACAGTAAAAGGTTTGAAGGTCAGACTTCTGGTGGTCCTAAAGAAACTgtgaagaaaaatgatcaatGTAAGTTTTGTAAGAGGAAGGGTCATTGGCAAAaggattgttttaaatttaaaacttggttggagaagaagaagaagaactcggCAGGTACCTCCTTGGCCTTAGTTTGTTTTGAGTCTTCTTTAGTAGATGTGCCTTTAAATTCTTGGTGGATAGACTCAGGTGCAAGTATTCATATTGCTAATTCCTTGCAGGGGTTCGTAAGCAAACAGAGGCCAAGTGAGAATGAAGTGAGCTTATGTGTTGGGAATGGAGTTCAAGTGAAGGTCGAGTTTATAGGAGTAGTAAAGTTATCTTTGGAGTctggtttttctcttgttttggagAACACATTTTTTGTACCGTCAATGAGACGGAATTTGATTTCTATATCAAAACTTGATGAatctgatttttctttgaagtttggcaatggaaaagttgaattgttctATGATTCTCGTTTGGTTGGAAATGGTCTTTTGTGTGATGGTTTATATAGAATGTTTTTGACTTCTTTTGGTGAAGTTTCTTGTGTTACCAATGTAGCGAAGAAAAGGTCTTTAATCCATGAATCATCTTCTATGTTGTGGCATAAGAGATTATGACATATTTCAAAGGAAAGAattgagaga
This genomic interval from Juglans microcarpa x Juglans regia isolate MS1-56 chromosome 4D, Jm3101_v1.0, whole genome shotgun sequence contains the following:
- the LOC121259626 gene encoding uncharacterized protein LOC121259626, producing MASAVLSASSISSQLSAIETLTVNNYVRWKRDVEIALGLLGLDFALEDELSKPTDKSTAEYVAEYQKWDRANRLCLKIIKRSISDSIMGAIPDNDSAKKFLGAIGQRFVESDKAETGDLMDRLMSMKYDGSSGVREYIMKMIHISSKLEALKISIAEPFLVYHVLNSLPSQFNQLKVAYNAQRDKWDLNDLIVVCAQEECRMRRETVETVQLAF